TAATTGGAGTTCATATTGTTTCATTATCAGTTTATATCTTTACACATATAATAGATTGTAAAAGTTGATTCAGTAGGACGGTCTCCACTGGAGTATAAAAAACAACTCAAATGGGTGAGAGGACAAATAGAATATTAAACAACAACTTTTACTCTAATTCCATGGATAAATTGATAAACCTACAGATATTTACTATCTAAATCttctaatataaatatagtacATCAAACATAGCATACTGAACTTATCTAGAATATTTCTTTAAGGCAATctattttaatgaattaaaactgtgtattttattatctgtgttttaatgattaaaattgatattaattgttttctttgttttaataattcttataacataatatacatttatacaaGCACAGATGAAAAGAAACTAAGAAAATGCTGGCTATTACAAGGGTAGAGTTCAGTCCAAAATGAGTCCAAACAACTTGATAGTTTTGAAGTTTGGCTGCGAATACACTTATTAGTCCAGTCAAGAAATTAGGTGTAGAGTAGAGTGCGTTAGCAGGTAACTAaacgattccttcagaaacttgttcagggagcttaggttgttaacataccaaaagtacTGACGCCTAGGTGTTGAAGGGGGGggtaaaggtacgaattttgagcaggtaactaaacgattccttcagaaacttgttcagggagcttaggttgttaacataccaaaagtacTGACGCCTAGGTGTTGAAGGGGGggtaaaggtacgaatttttggtttttcggTTATATCTCCAAAACGGTGCATCGCATAGAAATATTTTCaggtagtaaataaaaaatagcccGATTACAAATATCTACTACACCGTTCGACCACCGTAAAGGCTAACACGACTGTGGTGATCCTAGAATAAGGCTGTGACACCACCTCCAGATAACATGTTTGCATTGTTGTTGCAGCTGCATCCTTTCAAATATGATATGTTATCCTACTATCTATAATCGGTACTTCTAGTATACCAGTAAGTCAAACCaaaggagcggtggtagctcagtcgggtaagcgcccgcttctcacgccagagatgcgggttcgaatcccggcgctgacatgtaccaatgagttcttttctgaatttaagtacaatgtataccatagctcttacggtgaaggaaaacatcgtgagtaaacctgcatatctagacttagcacatctagatatgtgaacccaccaacccgcagtggaccagcgtggtgggaaatggttcaagcttaggaaggcagtttagaccttggggatatgcacaaaggttccactcgagagagtcAGGTGCATGTactaacacccccacagagaatgcAGAGAATCTTCCAACAAGGAACATGCAAGGCCTTGCTACTGATTGTATGACATGTTGTGTGTGACTTAGCATTAGCACCGTGGTAGGCACTCTGGCAGTGCAACTACTGCCTTCGTGGCCTAGTCTGCTAAGCAGACTCGTGATAACCCCATACCTACCagcatttataaatacaacCAAATAATCAGAATAAGCTGGTCGTACGACCAACTTTGGCATCCGAACCTAcacaatctcagaataataacctCGTTTGTACAAAATCAATACTATTTAGTCTATGGTTACTGTTAATGTTTTTTCATTGTTGTCATATCAGCTGATTGCGTCACAGCATTTATAGAcaaaaaacgcaaaaacaaaaaacaagtCGCAGTATAAAAATTTGGTTTCTCCGAGCTGATCGTGCAAATTATAGTGATCCACCACTCTCAAAATGAAATTCCAATACAAAGAAGAGCATTCGTTCGAGAAGAGGAAGACTGAAGGCGAGAAGATTCGCAGGAAATACCCCGATCGCGTACCAGTGATTGTCGAGAAGGCCCCGAAAGCGAGACTGGGCGACCTCGACAAAAAGAAGTATTTGGTGCCGTCCGACCTCACTGTCGGGCAGTTCTACTTCCTGATCAGGAAGCGCATCCACCTGCGGCCCGAGGACGCGCTGTTCTTCTTCGTGAACAACGTGATCCCGCCGACGTCGGCCACCATGGGCTCCTTGTACCAGGAGCACCACGACGAAGACTTCTTCCTGTATATTGCATTTTCCGACGAAAATGTTTACGGAAACTAACTTCCTTTCTTACAATCAATATTTCACTATGAGCCATGTGTTGTTTTCCATCTGACTATTGGTTTCTACCTAGTTGTAAGGCTTAGcttgtaattattttattttaatggtgATATCTTTAATTTGCTTTTCGACATTCATGTTGAGAGTGCAGTATAgcagtttataattattatttcacttacacacttaatattaatatgaatgaaaatattgcaatacttATTTCAATCTTTATTCGGTATAGGATTCTGTAATtatttctgtaaaaaaaataaaaacctaaaacaacactatgttttattttgcatTTCCTAAACCTCTAGAAATTAAATCAACagtaattttaagttaattcTTTGTTCTTTGTCATTCTTCAGgatgtcggtgacaaacactacagTTCGTCTAGCATTTCTCAGTTTTTGTTACATGTATTCTGCATTTCACCCTAAAGTAtaagataaaatttataataagtgtTTCACAATATTACGTAGATTGGGCAACAAACAGAACAAAGTAAATGATGGCAACACGGAGCACCATCATGTTCTGGAGTATATTTTACTGTTAATAtgatatataaattttattatgcaCTTCCATTGACATCTGGACCTATGCAATTTATTCACTTTATTCATTGTCTAATTTTGGTAAAGGCTCATCGAATTAAGTATGAAATAATGACTCATAGTGTTATATACCGAGATTACCGAGGCGCATCTTAGTCACCTACAGCTGCTCCTTATCCCTCCGAGTCCCATGTCATGGGTGAGAAACATGAGCTATCAGAAGATACTCCCTATCTTGGGCTGAGTGCCTCCAGTCTTCTCCTTAACGTGTCCGTGAAGTCTGGTCAAGCTAAGGAGAAGACTAGAGGCAGCTCGCGAGGGGAAAGGATAAGCCAGTCATTAATTGTTAGTCGCAGTCAGCGTGCATCGTGCATCCCAGAGTGCATCGGACGTAGGTACATGCATAAGTAGCTGGACACTTTTTTACCTTTTCAAACTCACAATCTgcctattcaaacattgatGGTTTATGTAGTCAGTTTGAGCagggtacaaaagtgtatagctacctacttatgcagctgaccgtacctctataaaaatatacagttCATACTTCACTTGGGGAGCAGGGTCCTCCCATGCACCCCCAGTGGCTCTAGCGCATTAGTGAGGTGAGATGTTGTCAGATACGGTTAGCCGGGACACCATTACGTGGCATAGCAGAACACTAGGACTGAAGATTTCAAaacaatataggtaggtaattaattaaatctaacaagtttttgttgtttactttgcATCTGTTAAATATATTGCGATGatcgatttttttatttcgattaTCTCAAGGCATTCGATCATCGCAATATATTTATCATAGATGTAATCAATACAATAGTTACTTAGTACTTATTTTTTGGCTTCGTCTTTGTACTACCATCAGTGAGGCAAAGTAACAGGAACAGGAGGATGAACAAGagtagtgttttttttcctcagtggataggtacctatctacaaAGAGGGCTATGGTCGAAGTCAAAAGATACTTATCACGACTGGGcggatataaaataattttaaataaggaaACTAGTACATCTACACCTGTTAAGAGGTATTCTTTGCAgctgattaaataataattacactttttagggttccgtagccaaaatggcaaaaacggaacccttatagtttcgtcatgtccgtctgtccgtctgtcacagccgatttactcggaaactataagtactacagtgatgaaatttgatgggaatatgtgttgtatgaaccgctacaaaaatatgacactaaatagtaaaaaaaagaattgggggtggggccccccatacatgtaactgagggatgaaattttttttttcgatgtacatacccgtgtggggtatcaatggaaaggtcttttaaaatgatataaagttttctaaaaaacatttttcttaaagtgaacggtttttgagatatcagctctcaaagtcgtaaaaagtatgtccccccccctctatttttataactacggggtataaaattctaaaaaaaatagaggtgatgcatgctaattaactctttcaacgatttttggtttgatcaaagtatctcttatagtttttgagataggttgatttaactgtaattttgctgctacggaaccctttgtgcgcgagcccgactcgcacttggccggttttttaaaagtatacTAATAAGACTTTAATGAAACATTTCGTATATTGCATATAGGTTACGATAAGGTTAAAGAGAATGAtccataataaataaagattgtaAGAAACTGATCTTCTCAATATCAAGCACTAACCCCCTACACTCAGGGTGTAGTTCATTGATTGCTGGCGTTGACTATCGATCGTACGGCTGTTTATCGGTATTGCAGTAGATGAGATACCGATTGGGTACCGACATGTTTGGGACAGCATCCAGACTTAATCACTTACACCAAAGGGTCTTCTTTTTATATCGGGTGTAAACGAAAACCCTCCGATGATTCACCACATCACTTGCCTACATAATTTACAAAGTTATGTAGGTGTCGGTgttttcattttgtatgggaaaTCTATAAAACTAAGTTTTTGTAGAAAATATGGTAAAATATAAGTAGAATATTCTATTGCTCTATACATAACTAACTATAGGAaatatgaatgaataaaaCAGTATGTTCAATTATTCAGAAACTTATATTACTTCACAAGGGAAACTATCATAAGTATGTCTGTGAATTATAGAAATTACTAGAAAATTATCAATTATACACTTACATCTAGggaatattaataataatagtagtaCAATAATCACTGAAGCATGTTCCAATTAATTTCAGAGAGATGaagtttttatacattttttattgatttatgtCGGGAAAATTACCATTGCAAATACAATTCTACTGTGATATTCCACAAGCTTGAAACATAATTTGAAATACAGACTACCATCATGAAAATATCACATTAAAATGGTATCGGTATACATTGCCTTATAGGTATGTCAGCTTCAGTTATTATAGCTATATGTTAACTCTAGTGAATGGAATCCGTGTAGGGGGTGGTGTCGGCTGGTGGACTAGTAGCGCATGTAGCCGTGCGGGCGCCGCGCGGGCCGGCCTCGCGAGCGCATGCCGCGGCCTCGTCCGCCGCTTTCACTGTCTGTGAACATTAGAGGTTATCCTGGTAAGTTGGGCGTTTATGTAGGAtaattattctattctttggGGGAATGTTAGTTCCTGCACTACGCTCACTCGTAGGGAACCCTTTGGGATAAACATTACACTCATTATGGCTACCTAAAATATGCGTTGGCATCATTACCAGTTACGCCGCTAATAgggttgatgatgatttttataaatattacacTCGGTGCCAAACAGTTACTTTAGAATGAGTTAGGGCTACTGACTTATTCATACCTCACATTTCATACTTTCCTAGGTATAACTACAACAGTGTTAGTATCaaatttgtattaaaaaatctaGTAAATTAGATGCAAATACAGATGGTTTCCAACTTACTTAATTGTAACGAATTGATTTCTACGGTTGGATATACTAATGTGTGTTTCGCAATGAAACTGAAAGTACTTTTTCTAATTCTAATATTGCATTTGTACAATTAAATGTTGTTTATATAGGGTGTTAACAAAAGGAGTACATTAAACCGAAAGAGGTTTAGAGATTCAGGGGCTCAAGCTAACAACTCGTGCTTTAAGACTTTCAAACCCAAATAATTGGTTCTCCATAGACACacaactacactcgcgagcaaccaaatcgactcaagccttcacggcgcacatatacattgattttcctaaaacgataaatggtaaatataaaagtgatatgtcattcgaaagctgaagaattaggctttcaattaagatcaataccataaaaaaaaactaagcgcagatttaatgacgcattttaattgcccgtcagtgttaattacctcattaggaatccacgccttgcgctacctgatcccgctataaaacctttccacatccggtgtaccttatcagtcgcttgttgcaagttgaccggtacacatctcgttgcattgtattccttgttttcgcaaacccatggataccacaccagaagaagctgctcaagttgttgccttgctgcaacaagggttaagtcagcgagcagtcgctgcccagctccacttgagccagtctgctgtatcccgagtatacagacggttccaagagactggtgccttcaatcgaagaccaagaacgggccgccaccgctgcacttcagagagagacgaccgcttcattgtctcaacctcgctgcgcaatcgacaccttacgggcgttgatgtgcagcaagaactgagacgtgtacgacaagtggctgtcagcgagtggacagtgagaagacgcttgaaggaagccaacttgacaccaaaaagacctgcatcaggccccaaattgactgcaggccaccgacaagcgcgtcttcagtttgctcgagagcatctcgattggagcattgcgcaatggcggtcggtcctgtttactgatgagtgcagagtgtgtctgcatggcagtgacaggagaggccgggtctaccggcgtccgggggaacgatttgcccaatgttgtttcgctgaaacagtagcatatggcggcggttcctgcatgatgtgggctggtatttctctagagggaaaaaccgcacttgttttcgtgcctggaggcggccgaggaggcgggttaacagctgatcggtacatcaccgacattctactcggtcatgttgtgccctatgcagaatttgtcggtgaagacttcgtgctaatgcacgacaatgcccgctgccacacggcacgagtcagtcggcagtttctgagagagaaggaattgcgcacgatggactggcctgcgctcagtcctgacctgaatcccatcgaacacttatgggacgagctcaaaagaagagttcgggccaggaatccagtccctgcaagcgtggacgagctgaagacagctttattagaggagtgggacggcattcctcaggaaactgtcaaaaagttgataaggtctatgagaaacaggctgcaggctgtaattagggcaagagggggcaatacaaagtattgatttaaataaataaatttttatcttaacattttttgtttaatttgtataatacgatacccatacccttttttcctaaattcccgtttttcctacaattgcgttcagacatcatttatttcaaaaatgatgaatggatttcaataataatgatatcaaattaaagctgacatcttaagcttttaaatgacatatcatttttattatttctattcataattttacttgtattaatgtatgtttgcgccgtcaaggcttgagtcgatttggttgctcgcgagtgtagttcaGGAGATaagagtcaccccctttcgactaactataccctttttgcaacaccctgtatatattttcataaaaatctgaTAGTATGGGCGATCTGTGAAGGTATACCAAGTGTGCAGTATATACTTCTGCCAGAGGGCACCACTGAGTGAACATCTCTTGTTTACATCTCCGTATAACtctcataatttaaaatagttaaactGTACTGTGAGCTTCTAAAACTAGCTTATTGTGTGAAGAAGATATCGATTAACTGTGGAAGATAATAACCATAGCTGTATTTCAGTGattaattacaattttaaagTGAATATACCGTGGCTAGTGTTTTTGGTTTATGTCGATAAAAACCAAGTGCTACTGTTTTTAAGTGTTTTCAAATCACTAAAAGCTCTCTTCTTTAGCTTCTGAGTGTGGTATTTTGTACTTTGGTGGCGTATTTACTGTGCATAACTTTGAATTATAACCTTAAAAACTGCTTATTCACCCATTTGAAACACCAGCGCCACCTCTGGTTGAGGATCTGAACTTTTTCATCCTTTATCGATCGAACAATACGTATTTACTGGCGATAAGATTACACGTATCTTGGCTTGCTTACTATCTACCTTGCTTGCTGTTTTCGTGTAAAGAGTATAGAGGGAGCTGGTATCATGATTCGTTCACCCAATAAATACCAATCAAATCCTGACCTTTCAATAAATCCAGAACCCATTGTCAATGCAAACCAGCGCAATAAACGCAAGCTGCCTGAATCGGAAATGATGGATGCTTTCCAAACACTTTCGTCCGAGCTGAAAGTCTCACTAAGTGAATGGCGCTCTGATATGAATACCAAAATTAGCAGCATCAGCGATAGCATCTCTTACATGAGACTGGATCTGGATTCTCTCGCTGCTACATCCAAGGAAATTAAAACGGAGCTGAATATCGTTCGTGCCGATCAGGTGGCTACTAATCAACGGGTGAACCAGCTGGAGGACAAACAGCAGACTATGTCCAATGTCATAACTGATCTCCAAGCATCTATTGAATTCAATGCTGCAGAACACACTGACCTCAAAAATAAGATTGGACCTATTAAATCTATGGAGTCAGTTCTGGAGACAATGCAGCATAAAATTAGTGGACTGGAGAGTGAGTTAAATATCTCACAACAACGCGAGCGTGCTCTCAACGTTGAGATCCTGGGCCTAACAGAGACAAGCTCCGAGAACCTTCAGAACTTACTGATTAAGATTGGGAACCATATTGGCGTACAATTGTCTCCATCTGATATCGAATATATTTCACGAGTGCAACCAAGGACAAAGGTACCCGGCCGCCCTAAGACAGTTGTTGCTAAGCTGAAGTCAGCGAGCATAAAGGACCTGTTGATATCTAACGCCCGTAAAAACCGCGGATTCACTACAGACGATATAGGTATGCCAGGAAAGGCTTcggtaatttttataaatgaacAGCTGACTCCGCATAACAAAGAATTGCACAAGAAGATCCGTGACGCTGCAAAAAACAAGTTATACCGTTACGTTTGGATCAGGAATGGGAAAATATTCGTTCGCCGGGACGACAAGTCACCAAAGATATTAATTTTAGAGGAAAAGGATATCATAAAAATGGTCTgagttataatataattgcTCTGCTGTATGTAACGTCTGTtctaataagaataataattcttGGCTATAAACCTAATTATAACTCTTTAATATGTAAGTCAGTTATTCTATTGgttgtattttgttgtttgtATTATGTAAACACCTCAAACTCAAACCtaaaaattatgtattgtatattattatttatttgcgtACCTGAACATTTGTATCATATTGGTACGGAATATGTTACTATGTATTGTGTTTATAACTATCTGCCCAGTATTGTTCaattgatgataatgatgatacaAGGAACTATTCGGATTTTTCGCCGATTTTTGCACAATTTTATAATACCCGatctaataataatgttcCTAGTTTGGTCAGCTAATTACATGTCCAGCTTATCTCTGTCATTAGTTACACTACGTCTACGTTTTTTTTCTTGAATAATAAACATGCAATtaacaaatatgtaattactttggtatcaataataatacgaGTGTATAATAATGTTAGGAAGTCTCTGTTTACATTTGAAACCCGACAAATTAATCAATGGCAATTGCATAACATACTTTAATACGTTAAACGTATGTTTTACTCCTAATAGTTTCTTTTAATAATCCTATAATGGCTATGAATATTGATAACTTTAACATCTATTATCAAAACTTGCAAGGTATTCGTACTAAATGCACGAACTTATATATGAATGTACTTTCTAATGAATACGACATCCTTCTATTTACGGAGACTTGGTTGCAATCTGATATTTATAGTTCAGAATTTTGTGACTGTAGGTATGATGTGGCCCGTCAAGACCGGGATTTAACCTTAACCGGTAAAAGTACCGGTGGAGGTGTAATGGCTATGACTCGCCGGCGACTCGGCGCGGTGCAGCGGTACGAGTGGAGCAGCGCCGACCCCGAGCTGCTGTGGGTGACTATACCGGCAAGTACACTTGGTGCAACTGCTAATCTTCATATCTGTGTCTTTTATTTACCACCGGATCGCGATCTACCGCGACGCCTCATCAGTTTTTGGAACAATGTCTCGCAAGTAATGAACCTACACTGTCATGATAACTTCCTTGTATTAGGCGACTTCAATTGTTCTTTTGTTGAGTGGCATAATAGCGGTTATAATTGTTTATCTCGAGGCTCCATAGAATTACAAAATGCTGCTATTGAAACCCTAAATAACTTAGGTTATCTTGGTTTGATTCAGTATAATCGTGTTTTGAATTCGTGTAATAATATTCTCGACTTGACATTTTCCAACTTAGCTCTGTCAGTAAGTAAAGCACCAAATCCGCTTATACAAGAAAATAAGTACCATCCTTCTCTAATACTAAATATTCCAGATATTAAAATGATACCCTTAAAAGAACAATTAAGA
The sequence above is a segment of the Plutella xylostella chromosome 29, ilPluXylo3.1, whole genome shotgun sequence genome. Coding sequences within it:
- the LOC105386445 gene encoding gamma-aminobutyric acid receptor-associated protein, which gives rise to MKFQYKEEHSFEKRKTEGEKIRRKYPDRVPVIVEKAPKARLGDLDKKKYLVPSDLTVGQFYFLIRKRIHLRPEDALFFFVNNVIPPTSATMGSLYQEHHDEDFFLYIAFSDENVYGN